AACATGGATGCAGTCAGCAGCTATTCGAGAAGCCCGGAACTGGATCAAGGCCGGGCGGCCAGTTGCCCCGCGCGCTGGCGCGTTGCGGTACTTGAGGAAAGCCGCAAACATCTTGGGCGCACCGTGAACGTCTCGCTCTTTGGCATTTCGGTACACGGCGAACACACGATGCAACCCGGCAGCTTCAACGAACTTTACCTGGAAATTCCGCCCCAGGTACCCGCTGCCATGGGTGGCCAACCCTTGGTGCTCCGGTTCAAGGCGCGGGTAATCCATACCGTTCACGACTCTGCCGCTCGTTGCTTCAGGATCGGCATGGAGTTTGTTGACGTCGACAGAGCAGTTGAAACGCAACTGGCAGATGAACTTGTCAGACGGTATCCGGCATATGCGCGTGCCATAAGGATGTGAAATCCGGAAGCGGGCTGGTGCCTGGAAAAATGTGGGGGGGAACGCATGGATGGCAGGCGTTCTTCAAAACCGGGGTGCCCGTGATGTGGTTTTTCTGTTTCAAGCAAGCCGCTTGAATCCAGATTGACCGATACAATCACCTGTTCAAATATTGCATGCCGCAAAACAGCGCCAGCGCTCCCCACACCCACCACTGGGCCGACCCATGCTGCACCCACTTCCGGCTGCGGGCGCGCCACGGTGTTTCAACATAGCGATGCAATACGACAGCCGCACCCAAGGTGACGGCCAGGAAGACGAGATATACGACTAATGCTTCGGCCAGATATAGATGCGGCAAATTGGTGCCATCATCCTGAATACGTTGCGGCAAGCCGTAAAATAACGCGAGCAAGAACAGATTCAGCACAAAGGCATGCACCATATAGATGGCATAAGAGTGCTCGCCCAGCCATTGCAGCGCACGCGCGCGCAACACGCGTTGAAACGCGCCAGGGCGGCCGCAGACAATGCCAAGAATCAGCAACCCGGATAAAGGGAAGATCGCCACATCGTTGCGCACGCTATGGTTAAACTGCAGAAACGCCAGCAATAACGCCAAGGCCAGCCACGGCGTAAAGGCGGGTAAAACCGGCGCCCGCGCCTGCACCAGCGCGGCAATCAGGCAGCCCAGAAAGAATCCGGCCACGCACCACACCAGGTTGACGTAATCCGCGCCAACCTTTGCCCACATCATGTACATCGCGCCGAGCGCCAGCGCGGCACATACCCAAAGCTTGAAGCGCGGTAACAGGCACACCACGCCCGCAAACAGCAGGTAAGTATAAAACTCCACGCTGATCGACCATGCTGGCCCATTAAAAGTGAAGCCGGCGTTATTCGGGCCAATGGCCTGGATCAGCAACAGTTGCTGGAAGAATGCGTGCCAAGTGTTGGCGACAAATGGATCGCCCAGGTTGTAGCCCATCTGCAGCAACGGATATTTAAGGAATTCCATCAGCAGAAATGCGGCCAACATCACCAGATGTACCGGGTATAAACGCCCCAGCCGCAAAAACTGAAAGCGCAATACGGCGCCTCCCGATTGCAGTTTCTGGCCATACGCGGTGTACATCACAAAGCCGGACAACACAAAAAACAACTGCACCATCAGCGCGCCATTGCGGATGATCGCTACGTCATGCAACCAGCTATTCCAGCCCGGAATATGGAACAGCACTACCAGCAACGCCGCCAGCCCGCGCAGGCTTTCAAGTTCCGCGTAGCGGGTCACTCCAGCGGGAGCAGAGGGCAATGAGGACATGACGATGGCAGCAGCGCGGAAGGGGTCTGGATCGTAACTGAAGCCCTACTGCGCCGCAACATTGCACCTGATTTGTGTCGTGGCGGGCGGCGAGATAAGGGCGGCGGGCGTTTTGATAGATTTCTGACAGCCGTGGAAATCATCCAGCGGACCACGGACTCAATATGAGCCAGTGAATCGCACACCTGCCGGATATGCAAACCGAAAACAAAAAGGCCACTCCGCAGAGTGGACCAAGTGCTTGTATTTAATTGGTGTTAAAACTCCGTGCGGGCGTGGCCCAAAACGCAATCCAGCACGGCATTTCCTTATCTATGAATGTTTACCATGTTAGGAGTTAAAGATTAGGTGCTGCAGGTAGCTGAATGGTGGCTTGCCTTTGGCCGGTTGTTCTACGCCAAACCATTCCTGGCTCACTCCAAGCCCAGTACTAAAAGTCCTGTTCACTCGATATTCTCGTAATCAATCCTGGCTTCAGCATTTATCAATGCCGACAGCATGTGGCAACGCAACTACCAAGCCTATCGTTTCGCTTACACCAGTTGCTATACAGGCCGTTTCAAGTCCAGACGGCCCGACCATGCAACTTGATATCCCCGCCCAGCGCAACCAGCCAACCCCCGACTTTGAACACCTGCATGAACTGAATGAAACCGGCGAGCTTTATACGCTGGTCGATGCCGCCGCCGCACCGGAACAAGCCGACGAACTGGTTCACTTTCTCAAACGCGTTGGTGCAGTCAATCTGTTTGGTACGGCGCGTGAAGCCAACCACGAACAATATGTGGCGTGGATGGTACCCCCGGTCAGAGACCCGGACACCCGCCGTTATGTGCTTGAAACCTTTTATACCCAGTCCTGGCGCGCACCGTTTGTGACCTGGCTCCAGTCCACACTACCACCCGACGAACTGGGCATGCGCCTGCAAAACCGCCTTAAAGCGTCGGTAATGGGCAGCGAAATGCTGCTGCGCTATTACGACCCGCGTGTGCTGCCCGGTCTCATGAAGGTCATGTACGGCAGGCAGCGCACACCTTGGCAGGCGCTGGGTACGCAGTGGCTTTATTTCGACCTGAGCCACAGGCTGCAAACCATTGAGCTGCCCGGAGCAACAGGGTATGACCCACACAGCTACACGCTGGTTTTTGACGATACCCAGGCCGATGCGCTGATGGATATGTCAGAACTGGGCCAACTCATCAGTCATTGCTGCGACAACTACCCCGACACCTTCGGCGAGCTGTCGTTGCAAGACCGCCACGACACCGCCAACGCGGCCCGCCAGATAGCCCAGAAAACCGGGTTTAACGTGTTTGACGATTACGTACGGGTAACCCGACTCATGACCGCCCTGGGCGAAACAAGCCAGCTACCGGTCAACTGGGCGGCGCACCTGAAACGCATTCATGACGGCGAAATGACCTGGCAGCAACTCCCCGCATTGCCCAGCCAGGAGCAAGCACGATGAAGCCGCGCCACCTCTTGTTACCTGCGTTGCTGGCGCTGGCGGCTGCATTACTGACCGGCTGCGGCAGCACGTTTTACGGCCATCCACCCGCCAGCCCGCAAGTAACCGATACCGCCTCCGCCCCGGATGGCCCTTCACTGATGATGGTGCCCATCAACCATTACGGGCGCTATGCCGACTCAGTTTTTGTCGACAAATATTGGGCGGGAAATGTCACCAGGCAACATGAAGACGGCACCCCGGCTGGTGGCGGCAAAGCCGTGTGCTGCTACCAGGGTTACAAAGACTGGAGCAAACCGGTCAAGGTACGCTGGGTTTGGGGCTATGAGCGCGATAAACAGACGAAACAGATTGTGCGCGAAAGCGAGTGGCACGAAGCCATGGTGAAGCTACCAAGCCAGCCACGCAGCGCCCCGGACCCGCTCGATAGTGACGCCTATCTATGCATCATCCTGCGCGACCGCGACAAGGTAGAGCTGGCTTATTCACGCACCAGCACCGGGTGTGCTGACAAATAAACTCACGGGATACATGGCCATGACCATAAGACAAGCTGGTACCCCAGTCACCGATACCGAACTGGCCGCCGCTGCTGAAGAAAATATCCATGTTCGCACCAACCGCGAAGAGGGCTGGCGACAGACCGTCACCAACAAGGCCGACAAGTTCAAGTGCCGCTTGTTTTCCGTTCCGTTGCTACTGGCACTGTCTGCGGGGTTGCTCAGCGGCTGCGGCAGCACGTTTTACGACCATCCACCCACCGGCTCGCAAGTAGCAGATAACGGCCCAGCCCCGGATGGGCCCTCGCTGATGATGGTGCCCATCAACCATTACGAGCGCTATGCGGTCGATATTCTGGTTGGCAAAAACTGGGCAGGTGATGCTAACGAACCACACGAGGATGGCAGGCCGTCAGGTGGTGGTGGCGCAGCGTGTTGTTACGCAGGGTACAAGGACTGGACCAAACCGGTCAGGGTTCGCTGGAAATGGGGTAGTGAGGTTGACCCTCAAACCAAAGCAGTAACTAAAGAACGTGAGCCCCACGACATCTGGGTAAAGCTGCCTGGCCCGATACACGACGACCCCGACCCAAGCAAAGATGAAGCGTATCTATGCGTCATCCTGCGCGACCGCGACACGGTTGAGCTTGCGTATTCCCCAGTTGGTAGCGGCTGCGCCAACAAATAATCCAAAGAGCATTCATCATGACAATCAGACAAGCCGGTGCACCCGTTACCGATGCGGAACTGGCCGCAGCCGCTGACGAAAATATTCTTGTTCGCACCAACCGCGAAGAGGGCTGGCGGCAGACCGTCGCGGACAAGGCCGACAAGTTCAAGTGCCGCCTGTTTCCCAAAGTGGCCTTTTTCTTTGACGGCACCAGCAACAACATGGATATCGAACTGAAAAAGGAAGCGTCGAAACAGGAGCTGACCAATATTGCCACGTTGTATCGGTCGGCTATTAATGAGAAGGAAAGGGAGGCCTTTCCGCGTTATTTTTCCGGTGTAGGCACGCCCTTCAAGGTCGACCAGCCGTTAGATGGGTTTGGCAGCTTCAGTGACGATACGGGCGGCAATCTTGGTCTGGGCTTTGGCGCGGGTGGTGACTTGCGCGTCCGGGCGGCCCGCATGGAACTGTGCCGTATTGTCACACGTGAATATAGCGACTCCAAGCCGATAGAATTTATTACCCTGTCCATATTCGGTTTCTCTCGCGGAGCAACTATCGCTCGCGCTTTTTTGCAGCAGTTGATGGAAAAAGACTGCACCAGCGTCAAAGACGGGTTGGGATTGAAGATTAAGGGCCGTGACCCGGTACGGCTACGTATCAACTTTATGGGGCTATTTGATACGGTGGCCTCGGTCGGTGCGCCTGGTGCCCACCGGGGTTACGCCAGCAAACTGGCGATACCGCGAGAAGTAGAACGCTGCCTGCATCTGGTCTCTGCGCATGAGGTACGCAAGGCGTTCCCGCTGGACTCGGTACGGGTCGGCCAGACTTGCCCAGGCAATTGTGACGAAGTGGTTTACCCTGGTGTTCATTGCGACGTGGGTGGCGGTTATTCCAGCGACGCTCAAGGGCGAGACAACCAGCTCTCCCGCATTCCGCTGCGCGAGATGTATAAGGCCGCGCTTGAGGCTGGGGTCATGCTGACCCCATTTGCACGCTTGAAAAACGACGTGCAAATGCACTTCACTTTACCGCCAGATTCCCCTGTAGCTGCTAACTACAATGCCTATATGGGCGCACTACCCAACGGGGGAGAAGGCCTGGAAAACCTTATTCAGGCCCACCGTGCACCGTTCTTCCGTTACCGCCGTCTGGTGACTGAGGCACGCAATCGTATGTATTTGCTTGGCAGCTTGGGGCAGGCCGTACCCGCCAGCGTGTATGAGGGCATGTCACCTGCCGCAGAAAAAGCCAACCTGCCTGACCAGCAGTGGCGCGACAACATGTCGGCACCCCAGGTAGAACAGGCGCAGCAGCTTATTGCCGCGCAAAAACAACTGGAAAACCGGGTGCAATACCTGCGCAACCCGCAAGCCGAAGAGGTAAACCAGCGACCCGGCCCGCGTGCACTGACTGATTATGAAACGAAGTTACTGGCTGCCTGGGATGACCCTGCGCCGGTGCCCATGACGATATATCGTTTCATGAGCCAGCACGTACACGACTCGGTAGCTCACTTCAGCGGCTGGCCCTGTGCACTACATGACCAGCGAGGGCTTTACAGCGATAGCCTGCGCACAGATGCGCTCTACAACCCAGGCAAGAACCCCACCATATTGGTGTAGCCCTGTAGCCGGGTGCCCGTCTCTGATTAATGTATCGGGCATCTGCTGGCGCTGTTTACCGGACCAGCCCACCAGCGTTTTGCCATAATCAAGGCTTGGGGCGATACCCCGGCATGACAGGGCGACAACATGGCAGCAGGCAGAAAAACCGACACACGACCGCGTGATATTCCAGCCCCGCCCGCGAGCCAAGCCCCAAATGCGCCCTCAAGCTCGCCTGCGGGGGCGCTGCAGGTCGTACGCCAACCGGGTGAAGAAACACCATGGCGATGGCCCGCACCGCCGCCAGCGCCGTTGTACGCGGTACGGCGGCAGGCTGTGAGTTCGGCAAACCGCTCTTTGGCGCGGGTATCGACCCGACCGCCTACATGGGCCTGCTTCAGCGGCAGGCCGACGCGGTAAAGGCGGGCGATATGTCAGGCGTTGAAACCATGCTGATGACCCAAGCCAATACGCTGGACATGGTTTTCAACCGCTTGGCTATGCAGGCCATTCAAAGCCCGCTCATGCAGCAAATGGATACGCTACTGCGGCTGGCGCTCAAGGCACAGTCACAATGCCGCTCCACCCTGGAAGCACTGGCCGACATCAAGAACCCGCGCCCGGTAGCGTTCGTGAAACAGGCTAACATCGCCCACGGCCCGCAACAGGTGAACAATGCCCCGCCCCAAGGCACCGCTACGAGTGAACGCGCCCAGGCTGGCGCTGATGGTGGCGTAGCGTTCGCGCACGGAAAAATGGAAAAAATATCAAACGAACTATCAGGAGTTGGTCGTGAGTTATCAACGAAGGGCAGAACACGGCGCTTCCGTAACACATAGCCAACCGTAAAAAACCGTTCAAACCGTCTGCCGATGACGGACCGTTTTATCAGCTATCAAGGCCATGTGTATTGCGCAACCTATTTGCATTTCACAAAGAGGTTACGCGTTACCATCATTCCTGATTGTGAAACGACCCCACCAGATGCCGAGACAGAGTCGGCGGTGTATCCACCCGTTGTCGTTGAGAAAGGGGCCGCCTCGCCTTGCTGGGTGAGCACGATATACCCCCTTGAGCCACAAATTTCACCGGCCTTTTCGATGCAGGCACCGAAATTCTGAACGGTTCCGTCACAGCTTATGTTGTAACCCTTTGAACCATCTGCCAGATGTACCTCTTTGGAGGTCGCGCAGCCGGTAAAAATGAGAAGGGCAATAGATGCAAATGCCAGACGAGCCATGTTGATTTCCTTTCCTCGCGGTGCTGTAGATTATTGATAGTCACCGATAAGAAAAAATGGAAAATAGTTTCAGACGCGCGACAATATATTTTCCGATGCGCTGAAAAGTTAAGTAGGAAAAAGCATGAGCTACCAGCGAACGCCGGAACACCGGGCCTTGCGTGCAGCGTTAATCCAGCAATGGAAGCCATGGCAGAACGCCACAGGGCCGCAGACAGCGACCGGCAAACAGACAAGTGCCCGCAATGCCTGGAAACATGGCATGCGCTCTCGGGCGATACAGGATGAACTGCGCACGCTGCGGGCGCTGGTTCGGTCGTGTGCAGGCCGGTTAGCCTGACCCCGGCCACCCCACCCAAGCCGCCAAACTTACGTGGCGGCTTTTTTCTGGCAGTCGCGTTTGCGCTTTGTGGCTACCGGAAAAGCCTACACAGTGCCTACACAAACGCCGAAAAACAAAAAGGCCACTCCGAGGAGTGGCCTAAGTGCTTGTATCTATTGGTGGGTTGTGAGTGGCTCGAACACTCGACCTACGGATTAAGAGTCCGCTGCTCTACCAACTGAGCTAACAACCCAACGAGGCCGCAATATTATATATGGCCTTAAAAGCTGTCAAGCACCGGGCCGTACTTTTTTACAGTTTGATGGCAGGCATGGCGGTGGTCGGGATGATGGCGCCGCGGTGCTGGATGACGGTGCCG
This genomic interval from Silvimonas soli contains the following:
- a CDS encoding DUF4123 domain-containing protein; its protein translation is MQLDIPAQRNQPTPDFEHLHELNETGELYTLVDAAAAPEQADELVHFLKRVGAVNLFGTAREANHEQYVAWMVPPVRDPDTRRYVLETFYTQSWRAPFVTWLQSTLPPDELGMRLQNRLKASVMGSEMLLRYYDPRVLPGLMKVMYGRQRTPWQALGTQWLYFDLSHRLQTIELPGATGYDPHSYTLVFDDTQADALMDMSELGQLISHCCDNYPDTFGELSLQDRHDTANAARQIAQKTGFNVFDDYVRVTRLMTALGETSQLPVNWAAHLKRIHDGEMTWQQLPALPSQEQAR
- a CDS encoding acyltransferase family protein translates to MSSLPSAPAGVTRYAELESLRGLAALLVVLFHIPGWNSWLHDVAIIRNGALMVQLFFVLSGFVMYTAYGQKLQSGGAVLRFQFLRLGRLYPVHLVMLAAFLLMEFLKYPLLQMGYNLGDPFVANTWHAFFQQLLLIQAIGPNNAGFTFNGPAWSISVEFYTYLLFAGVVCLLPRFKLWVCAALALGAMYMMWAKVGADYVNLVWCVAGFFLGCLIAALVQARAPVLPAFTPWLALALLLAFLQFNHSVRNDVAIFPLSGLLILGIVCGRPGAFQRVLRARALQWLGEHSYAIYMVHAFVLNLFLLALFYGLPQRIQDDGTNLPHLYLAEALVVYLVFLAVTLGAAVVLHRYVETPWRARSRKWVQHGSAQWWVWGALALFCGMQYLNR
- a CDS encoding PilZ domain-containing protein, with product MDAVSSYSRSPELDQGRAASCPARWRVAVLEESRKHLGRTVNVSLFGISVHGEHTMQPGSFNELYLEIPPQVPAAMGGQPLVLRFKARVIHTVHDSAARCFRIGMEFVDVDRAVETQLADELVRRYPAYARAIRM
- a CDS encoding DUF3304 domain-containing protein; translated protein: MKPRHLLLPALLALAAALLTGCGSTFYGHPPASPQVTDTASAPDGPSLMMVPINHYGRYADSVFVDKYWAGNVTRQHEDGTPAGGGKAVCCYQGYKDWSKPVKVRWVWGYERDKQTKQIVRESEWHEAMVKLPSQPRSAPDPLDSDAYLCIILRDRDKVELAYSRTSTGCADK
- a CDS encoding T6SS phospholipase effector Tle1-like catalytic domain-containing protein, which codes for MTIRQAGAPVTDAELAAAADENILVRTNREEGWRQTVADKADKFKCRLFPKVAFFFDGTSNNMDIELKKEASKQELTNIATLYRSAINEKEREAFPRYFSGVGTPFKVDQPLDGFGSFSDDTGGNLGLGFGAGGDLRVRAARMELCRIVTREYSDSKPIEFITLSIFGFSRGATIARAFLQQLMEKDCTSVKDGLGLKIKGRDPVRLRINFMGLFDTVASVGAPGAHRGYASKLAIPREVERCLHLVSAHEVRKAFPLDSVRVGQTCPGNCDEVVYPGVHCDVGGGYSSDAQGRDNQLSRIPLREMYKAALEAGVMLTPFARLKNDVQMHFTLPPDSPVAANYNAYMGALPNGGEGLENLIQAHRAPFFRYRRLVTEARNRMYLLGSLGQAVPASVYEGMSPAAEKANLPDQQWRDNMSAPQVEQAQQLIAAQKQLENRVQYLRNPQAEEVNQRPGPRALTDYETKLLAAWDDPAPVPMTIYRFMSQHVHDSVAHFSGWPCALHDQRGLYSDSLRTDALYNPGKNPTILV